A single genomic interval of Tsukamurella paurometabola harbors:
- the htpG gene encoding molecular chaperone HtpG produces the protein MIHSVYSEKDVFLRELISNASDALDKLRLEAYQDKDLDADASDLHIELRTDPEARTLTIADNGIGMSRADVVDLIGTLAKSGTGELKRKLEAAKQAKEQGASAELIGQFGIGFYSAFMVADRVTLVTRKAGEDTATRWESEGHGTYTVTDLTGDDVPAQHGTTITLHLRAADGDESLHDYTSEHVLRSVVRRYSDFIAFPIRLIPAQAADSGDAEDDGAEAKEPETLNSMQALWARPKEEVSDEEYADFYRHVSHAFDEPLETISVRAEGTFEYQALLFIPTMPPFDMFYRNTKSGPALYVKRVFIMDHCEALLPPYLRFVAGVVDAQDLSLNVSREILQNDRHLVMIRKRLVKRVLQTVAALRENEREKYDTFWSAFGAVFKEGLLDDQENRETLLKASSFESTFSETGTTGLAEYVARMPEGQDVIYYATGDSRARLEASPHLEAFTAKGFEVLLLTDQVDELWTPGAEFDGKRFVSVAKGEADLGDETPEVEGFEPLTDWLAEVLSDDVAGVRLTSRLTTSAACLVGGEFDLTPQLEQMYRASGQEVPRTRRTLELNPENDLVKSLRDRVAAAEAPAEDAELKDAAEILYGTALLAEGGAVADPAAFAAVLARQLGRSLG, from the coding sequence ATGATCCACTCCGTGTACTCGGAAAAGGACGTCTTCCTGCGCGAGCTGATCTCCAACGCCTCCGATGCGCTCGACAAGTTGCGGCTGGAGGCGTATCAGGACAAGGACCTGGACGCCGACGCGTCCGACCTGCACATCGAGCTGCGCACCGACCCCGAGGCCCGCACGCTGACGATCGCCGACAACGGCATCGGCATGAGCCGCGCGGACGTCGTCGACCTCATCGGCACCCTCGCCAAGTCCGGCACCGGCGAGCTCAAGCGCAAGCTGGAGGCGGCGAAGCAGGCCAAGGAGCAGGGCGCCTCCGCGGAACTCATCGGCCAGTTCGGCATCGGTTTCTACTCGGCGTTCATGGTCGCCGACCGCGTGACCCTGGTGACCCGCAAGGCGGGCGAGGACACCGCCACGCGCTGGGAGTCCGAGGGCCACGGCACGTACACCGTCACCGACCTCACCGGCGACGACGTCCCCGCACAGCACGGCACGACGATCACACTCCACCTGCGCGCCGCCGACGGCGACGAGAGCCTGCACGACTACACGTCCGAGCACGTGCTGCGCTCGGTCGTGCGGCGCTACAGCGACTTCATCGCCTTCCCCATCCGCCTGATTCCCGCCCAGGCCGCCGATTCCGGCGATGCCGAGGACGACGGCGCCGAGGCGAAGGAGCCCGAGACCCTGAACTCCATGCAGGCGCTGTGGGCGCGGCCGAAGGAGGAGGTCTCCGACGAGGAGTACGCCGACTTCTACCGTCACGTGAGCCACGCCTTCGACGAGCCGCTGGAGACGATCTCCGTCCGCGCGGAGGGCACGTTCGAGTACCAGGCGCTGCTGTTCATCCCGACGATGCCGCCGTTCGACATGTTCTACCGCAACACCAAGTCGGGCCCCGCGCTGTACGTCAAGCGCGTCTTCATCATGGATCATTGCGAGGCGCTGCTGCCCCCGTACCTCCGGTTCGTCGCGGGCGTCGTCGACGCGCAGGACCTGTCGCTCAACGTCTCCCGCGAGATCCTGCAGAACGACCGGCATCTGGTGATGATCCGCAAGCGCCTCGTCAAGCGGGTCCTGCAGACGGTCGCGGCGCTGCGCGAGAACGAACGGGAGAAGTACGACACCTTCTGGTCCGCCTTCGGTGCGGTCTTCAAGGAGGGCCTGCTCGACGATCAGGAGAACCGCGAAACCCTGCTCAAGGCATCGTCGTTCGAGTCGACGTTCAGCGAGACCGGCACCACCGGTCTCGCGGAGTACGTCGCCCGCATGCCCGAGGGGCAGGACGTGATCTACTACGCGACCGGCGATTCCCGGGCACGGTTGGAGGCCTCGCCGCACCTGGAGGCGTTCACCGCCAAGGGCTTCGAGGTCCTGCTGCTCACCGACCAGGTCGATGAGCTGTGGACGCCGGGCGCCGAGTTCGACGGTAAGCGGTTCGTCTCCGTGGCGAAGGGCGAGGCCGACCTCGGTGACGAAACGCCGGAGGTGGAGGGCTTCGAGCCGCTCACCGACTGGCTCGCGGAGGTGCTCTCCGACGACGTCGCGGGCGTTCGTCTGACGTCGCGCCTCACGACGTCGGCCGCCTGCCTGGTCGGCGGCGAGTTCGACCTCACGCCGCAGTTGGAGCAGATGTACCGGGCCAGCGGCCAGGAGGTGCCGCGCACGCGGCGCACGCTGGAGCTGAATCCGGAGAACGACCTCGTGAAGTCCCTCCGTGACCGCGTCGCCGCCGCGGAGGCGCCGGCCGAGGACGCGGAGCTCAAGGACGCCGCCGAGATCCTCTACGGCACCGCCCTGCTCGCGGAGGGCGGTGCCGTCGCCGACCCCGCCGCCTTCGCCGCCGTCCTCGCCCGCCAGCTGGGCCGCTCCCTGGGCTGA
- a CDS encoding mycothiol transferase has translation MDADVARDLLTDSFARIREHAEDVTGGLDPDIANRRIVPDANTIAWLVWHSARVIDAQLAPIAGVEEVWTANDWYGRFGLDLPPESTGYGHSRADAAKVHGSDALLIGYFRDVDAMATRYLATVTPDELARVIDEAWDPPVTVAVRLVSIVDDCAQHLGAAAYLKGALQG, from the coding sequence ATGGACGCAGACGTTGCACGGGACCTGCTCACCGACTCGTTCGCCCGGATCCGCGAGCACGCGGAGGACGTCACCGGGGGCCTCGACCCGGACATCGCGAATCGACGGATCGTGCCGGACGCCAACACGATCGCGTGGCTGGTCTGGCACAGTGCGCGGGTGATCGACGCGCAGCTCGCGCCGATCGCCGGCGTCGAGGAGGTCTGGACCGCGAACGACTGGTACGGCCGCTTCGGCCTCGACCTGCCGCCGGAGTCCACCGGATACGGGCACAGCCGGGCCGATGCGGCGAAGGTGCACGGCAGCGATGCGCTGCTGATCGGCTACTTCCGCGATGTCGACGCGATGGCGACCCGCTACCTCGCGACCGTCACCCCGGACGAGCTCGCCCGGGTGATCGACGAGGCGTGGGACCCGCCGGTCACCGTCGCCGTGCGGCTGGTCAGCATCGTCGACGACTGCGCCCAGCACCTCGGCGCCGCCGCCTATCTCAAGGGTGCGCTGCAGGGCTGA
- a CDS encoding PucR family transcriptional regulator — translation MSGLTAPARAWLTEFARAAENEQALDAMVAEVDDAIVAALPEMDEPLLRAELDASTRAHWRGVLGNATRDTVTVRPGEETHDLARTMARRGLELRVLLAVYRVGQSAAWRLFTATATAEIPDAEVRSEVLLHFWPRTTQWLDASIEQMIGTFVAEREQWQRGALARQTATVDAVLAGQEVDPAEATTALNYPVAPVHTAYTLWVDEAVADADVQRLLERAAGAVHRAVRGEHRLAQRIGTRSLRCWSTGSAVPDGLDLPPTVRCALGTAHPGVDGFRRSHEESAAALIVARRTGRACVAYRDVELACLAHGIAGPEAPSTLVERELGALADDTATAARLRETALAYLGAGCDARAAGAALLLHPNTVRYRIRQVEQVIGHSLDERRVYVELALHSVRAFGVSPAAHP, via the coding sequence GTGTCGGGGCTGACGGCGCCGGCCCGGGCGTGGCTGACGGAGTTCGCACGGGCGGCGGAGAACGAGCAGGCCCTGGACGCGATGGTGGCCGAGGTCGACGACGCGATCGTCGCGGCACTGCCGGAGATGGACGAGCCGCTGCTGCGCGCCGAATTGGATGCGAGCACCCGCGCCCACTGGCGCGGCGTGCTCGGCAACGCCACGCGCGACACCGTCACGGTGCGCCCCGGCGAGGAGACGCACGACCTCGCCCGGACGATGGCGCGCCGCGGCCTCGAGCTCCGCGTGCTCCTCGCGGTGTACCGCGTGGGGCAGAGCGCGGCGTGGCGGCTGTTCACCGCGACCGCCACGGCGGAGATCCCCGATGCGGAGGTGCGCTCGGAGGTGCTCCTGCACTTCTGGCCGCGCACCACGCAGTGGCTCGACGCCTCCATCGAGCAGATGATCGGTACCTTCGTCGCCGAGCGGGAGCAGTGGCAGCGCGGCGCCCTGGCCCGGCAGACCGCGACCGTCGACGCGGTGCTCGCGGGCCAGGAGGTCGACCCGGCTGAGGCGACCACCGCGCTGAACTACCCCGTCGCTCCGGTACACACCGCATACACGCTGTGGGTCGACGAGGCCGTCGCCGACGCCGACGTCCAGCGGCTCCTCGAACGCGCCGCCGGAGCCGTGCACCGGGCGGTGCGGGGCGAACACCGCCTGGCACAACGCATCGGGACACGGTCGCTGCGCTGCTGGAGCACGGGATCGGCCGTCCCCGACGGGCTCGACCTTCCTCCGACGGTGCGCTGCGCGCTCGGGACCGCGCATCCCGGCGTCGACGGCTTCCGGCGGAGCCACGAGGAGTCCGCGGCCGCACTGATCGTCGCGCGGCGAACCGGCCGGGCCTGCGTGGCCTACCGGGACGTCGAGCTCGCCTGCCTGGCCCACGGCATCGCCGGACCCGAGGCGCCGTCGACGCTGGTGGAACGTGAGCTGGGCGCGCTGGCCGACGACACCGCGACCGCCGCGCGGCTCCGCGAGACGGCGCTCGCCTACCTCGGAGCGGGGTGCGATGCGCGCGCAGCGGGCGCGGCCCTGCTGCTGCACCCCAACACCGTGCGCTACCGGATCCGGCAGGTCGAGCAGGTGATCGGGCATTCGCTCGACGAGCGGCGCGTCTACGTCGAGCTCGCGCTGCACTCGGTGCGCGCCTTCGGCGTCAGCCCTGCAGCGCACCCTTGA
- a CDS encoding GMC family oxidoreductase N-terminal domain-containing protein, translating into MAFAFDPRPRAALTALVDTFVASVPRDDDPSGFWAVKGSDLMVDAAVEEYLLGHMSDEQLAGLAGLLGAADAAGVTDGTQEAREAIVAGLAASGDEAALALSSLCQLATMIAYGLMDEQGRNPLWAGMGYPGPVSAPPASPKTLATITPAGGTLTADVVIVGSGSGGGVSAALLAEAGKKVIVVEGGSYRNEADFVQNELFAYQTLFLRGGFFPSSDGMVMLAAGGTVGGGSTVNWSNSLKTPETVRKEWAAAGLHDALGPEFDEHLDAIFARMGCNQDVALQNGPHERLSDGAAGLGYTYTKVDLNVNPDRFDPVRSAYSGMGDQTGAKNGTLRTFLQDASDAGARLLPNTRVQRITTEGGAATGVEATYTDPETGARTAVRIDAPTVVVSAGSLESPALLLRSGIGGPAVGRTLRLHPATLVSGVYDEPQDPWHGPAMAGVMTEFADADAGYGFLVECVQHLPGLFTSIVPWLGGAAHKELAAQYRNRADWVVLVKDRGVGSVTIDENGEAVHAYPFDDELDRRHFREGIAASIRMQEAAGARRIYVAGQRFAPWNRGDDLEAYIAQVNEIPIGPGGTPVFSAHQMCSAPLGADPATSVAGPSGELHDTRGVWIADASGMPTCSGVNPMITTMALARRTATNLLAAGA; encoded by the coding sequence ATGGCCTTCGCCTTCGACCCCCGTCCGCGCGCCGCACTCACCGCCCTCGTCGACACGTTCGTCGCGTCCGTGCCCCGCGACGACGATCCGTCCGGCTTCTGGGCGGTCAAGGGCAGCGACCTGATGGTCGACGCCGCCGTGGAGGAGTACCTGCTCGGTCACATGTCCGACGAGCAGCTCGCGGGCCTGGCCGGTCTGCTCGGCGCCGCCGACGCCGCGGGCGTCACGGACGGGACCCAGGAGGCGCGCGAGGCGATCGTCGCCGGGCTGGCTGCGTCGGGCGACGAGGCGGCCCTGGCGCTCAGCAGCCTGTGCCAGCTCGCCACGATGATCGCGTACGGCCTCATGGACGAGCAGGGCCGCAACCCGCTGTGGGCGGGCATGGGCTACCCCGGGCCGGTGTCGGCGCCGCCCGCGTCACCCAAGACCCTCGCCACGATCACCCCCGCGGGCGGGACCCTCACCGCCGATGTCGTGATCGTCGGCAGTGGCAGCGGCGGCGGTGTGTCCGCCGCGCTCCTCGCGGAGGCGGGCAAGAAGGTCATCGTGGTCGAGGGCGGGAGTTACCGCAACGAAGCGGATTTCGTGCAGAACGAGCTGTTCGCCTATCAGACGCTGTTCCTGCGCGGCGGCTTCTTCCCCTCCTCGGACGGAATGGTCATGCTCGCAGCGGGCGGCACCGTCGGCGGCGGTAGCACCGTGAACTGGTCCAACTCGCTGAAGACGCCCGAGACCGTCCGCAAGGAGTGGGCCGCCGCGGGCCTGCACGACGCCCTCGGCCCCGAGTTCGACGAGCACCTGGACGCGATCTTCGCCCGGATGGGCTGCAACCAGGACGTGGCGCTCCAGAACGGACCGCACGAGCGGCTGTCCGACGGTGCCGCCGGGCTCGGCTACACCTACACCAAGGTGGACCTCAACGTGAACCCCGACCGGTTCGACCCGGTCCGCAGCGCCTACAGCGGTATGGGGGACCAGACGGGCGCGAAGAACGGCACCCTGCGCACCTTCCTGCAGGACGCCTCGGACGCGGGCGCGCGACTGCTGCCGAACACCCGCGTGCAGCGGATCACCACCGAGGGTGGCGCCGCCACGGGCGTCGAGGCGACGTACACCGACCCGGAGACCGGCGCCCGGACCGCGGTGCGGATCGACGCCCCCACCGTCGTCGTGTCCGCCGGCAGCCTGGAATCGCCCGCCCTGCTGCTCCGTTCGGGCATCGGCGGCCCGGCTGTCGGAAGAACGCTGCGCTTGCATCCCGCCACGCTGGTCAGCGGCGTCTACGACGAGCCGCAGGACCCGTGGCACGGCCCCGCCATGGCGGGCGTGATGACCGAGTTCGCCGACGCCGATGCGGGCTACGGGTTCCTCGTGGAGTGCGTGCAGCACCTGCCGGGCCTGTTCACGAGCATCGTGCCGTGGCTGGGTGGCGCCGCGCACAAGGAGCTCGCCGCGCAGTACCGCAACCGCGCCGACTGGGTGGTGCTGGTCAAGGACCGCGGCGTCGGCTCGGTGACGATCGACGAGAACGGCGAGGCCGTGCACGCGTACCCGTTCGACGACGAGCTGGATCGCAGGCACTTCCGCGAGGGCATCGCCGCCTCGATCCGGATGCAGGAGGCCGCCGGGGCGCGACGGATCTACGTGGCGGGGCAGCGCTTCGCGCCGTGGAACCGCGGGGACGACCTGGAGGCGTACATCGCGCAGGTGAACGAGATCCCGATCGGCCCCGGCGGCACCCCGGTGTTCAGCGCCCACCAGATGTGCAGCGCCCCGCTCGGCGCGGATCCCGCCACCTCGGTGGCCGGTCCCTCGGGCGAGCTGCACGACACCCGCGGCGTGTGGATCGCGGACGCCAGCGGCATGCCCACCTGCTCCGGCGTCAACCCCATGATCACCACCATGGCGTTGGCGCGCCGCACCGCGACCAACCTCCTGGCCGCCGGCGCCTGA
- a CDS encoding LLM class F420-dependent oxidoreductase, with protein sequence MELRIFVEPQQGATYADQLAVARTAEAAGFGAFFRSDHYVAMNVDGAPGPTDSWITLGAIGRETSTIRLGTLVTSATFRFPGPLAISVAQVDEMSGGRVELGLGAGWFEEEHAAYAIPFPDVKERFARFEETLEIVTGLWEAQGTYTFRGEHFSLIDSPALPKPTQKHVPIVLGGAGKKRSAALAARFADEYNTPFVPVEEAAAVWGRIDAAAVAAGRDPQSIVKSAAQVVCGGLDDATVARRAATIGRQLPELRENGLAGSAGEIVDKLGTFAEAGASRVYLQVLDQSDLDHVEWIGAEVLPQVADL encoded by the coding sequence ATGGAGCTACGCATCTTCGTCGAACCCCAGCAGGGAGCCACCTACGCCGACCAGCTCGCCGTCGCACGGACCGCGGAGGCCGCCGGATTCGGGGCCTTCTTCCGGTCGGACCACTACGTGGCGATGAACGTCGACGGGGCGCCCGGCCCCACGGACTCGTGGATCACGCTCGGCGCGATCGGCCGCGAGACCTCCACCATCCGCCTCGGCACGCTGGTCACGTCCGCGACGTTCCGGTTCCCCGGCCCGCTCGCCATCTCGGTCGCGCAGGTCGACGAGATGTCGGGCGGGCGCGTGGAACTCGGGCTGGGCGCCGGCTGGTTCGAGGAGGAGCACGCCGCCTACGCCATCCCGTTCCCCGACGTGAAGGAGCGCTTCGCCCGCTTCGAGGAGACCCTCGAGATCGTCACCGGACTGTGGGAGGCTCAGGGCACCTACACCTTCCGCGGCGAGCACTTCTCCCTGATCGACTCCCCCGCGCTGCCCAAGCCGACGCAGAAGCACGTGCCCATCGTGCTGGGCGGTGCCGGCAAGAAGCGCAGCGCCGCCCTCGCCGCGCGATTCGCCGACGAGTACAACACGCCCTTCGTTCCGGTGGAGGAGGCCGCCGCGGTCTGGGGCCGGATCGACGCCGCGGCCGTCGCCGCGGGCCGCGACCCGCAGTCGATCGTCAAGTCGGCCGCGCAGGTCGTGTGCGGCGGGCTCGACGACGCGACCGTCGCGCGACGGGCCGCGACCATCGGCCGCCAGCTGCCCGAGCTGCGCGAGAACGGACTCGCCGGATCCGCCGGAGAGATCGTCGACAAGCTCGGCACCTTCGCCGAGGCCGGGGCCTCGCGGGTGTACCTGCAGGTGCTCGACCAGAGCGACCTCGACCACGTCGAGTGGATCGGCGCCGAGGTGCTGCCGCAGGTCGCCGACCTCTGA
- a CDS encoding Fe2+-enterobactin ABC transporter substrate-binding protein produces MAKHVRYLIALLCAVGLVAGCGGGSTDSGTEASATRTVSTVKGDVTIPVKPKRVVLLNYNLAGYLYDLGLPVVSMVTEYTDRDPAKAQPFDAWKDDFTKAGTKFMHWPAGGYNIEAIAAEKPDLIVGGGLGFPFKQTGDAYDRLKAIAPTLVVDNKLESWNQQFEFLAKAFDQPQVYQDAVKKYDERVAQVKANITPPPGPVAFLSMTAQGKAYGLIENRGVPAEFAKLGIEPAPIFASGKFKPYTAGGDSYEITPEQLPSTVTQPSVFIVGFSGQTFDANSLRSQPVYASLPAFTANRAFDLPYWVQRPDFDKAIATLDVVEKMFKK; encoded by the coding sequence ATGGCCAAGCACGTGCGATACCTCATCGCCCTCCTGTGCGCCGTCGGGCTGGTCGCCGGGTGTGGTGGCGGCTCGACCGATTCCGGCACCGAGGCGTCCGCGACGCGCACCGTCAGCACGGTGAAGGGCGACGTGACCATTCCGGTCAAGCCGAAGCGCGTCGTGCTGCTGAACTACAACCTCGCCGGCTACCTGTACGACCTCGGCCTGCCCGTGGTCTCGATGGTCACCGAGTACACCGATCGTGACCCCGCCAAGGCTCAGCCCTTCGACGCGTGGAAGGACGACTTCACCAAGGCGGGAACGAAGTTCATGCACTGGCCGGCCGGCGGCTACAACATCGAGGCGATCGCGGCGGAGAAGCCCGACCTCATCGTCGGCGGCGGGCTCGGGTTCCCGTTCAAGCAGACCGGCGACGCGTACGACCGGCTCAAGGCGATCGCCCCGACGCTCGTGGTCGACAACAAGCTGGAGAGCTGGAACCAGCAGTTCGAGTTCCTGGCCAAGGCGTTCGACCAGCCGCAGGTGTACCAGGACGCCGTGAAGAAGTACGACGAGCGGGTCGCGCAGGTGAAGGCGAACATCACGCCGCCGCCCGGACCCGTGGCCTTCCTCTCGATGACCGCGCAGGGCAAGGCCTACGGCCTGATCGAGAACCGCGGCGTCCCCGCCGAGTTCGCCAAGCTGGGCATCGAGCCCGCCCCGATCTTCGCGAGCGGCAAGTTCAAGCCGTACACCGCCGGCGGTGACTCCTACGAGATCACGCCGGAGCAGCTGCCCAGCACGGTCACGCAGCCGTCGGTCTTCATCGTCGGCTTCAGCGGGCAGACCTTCGACGCGAATTCGCTGCGCTCGCAGCCCGTCTACGCGTCGCTTCCGGCCTTCACCGCGAACCGGGCGTTCGACCTGCCCTACTGGGTGCAGCGCCCCGACTTCGACAAGGCCATCGCCACGCTCGACGTCGTGGAGAAGATGTTCAAGAAGTAG